A DNA window from Fusobacterium varium contains the following coding sequences:
- a CDS encoding Crp/Fnr family transcriptional regulator has translation MLELYFSQNFPFWNKLSSKEKNLLLNNSEILKYKKNEIIHDSTECTGVLLVIKGQLRVYILSEEGKEITLYRLNENEVCILSASCILKNITFSIYVDAITDVEIIKISASAFKEIKNSNIAVEAFTTDIINKSFSETMWAMEQILFMSFDKRLARYLFEQDSDTINLTHEDIAKDVNSAREVVSRMLKYFQNEGIISLSRGSITILNRDKLKKIFS, from the coding sequence ATGCTAGAACTCTATTTTTCTCAAAATTTTCCATTTTGGAATAAGTTATCATCAAAAGAAAAAAATCTATTACTTAATAATAGTGAAATTTTAAAATACAAAAAAAATGAGATAATACACGATTCTACCGAGTGTACTGGTGTTCTCTTAGTAATAAAAGGGCAATTGAGAGTATATATTCTCTCTGAAGAGGGTAAGGAGATTACTTTATATAGATTAAATGAAAATGAAGTATGTATTTTATCAGCTTCTTGTATTCTTAAAAATATAACTTTTAGTATCTATGTAGATGCTATAACAGATGTTGAAATTATAAAAATATCTGCCTCTGCTTTTAAAGAGATAAAAAATAGTAATATAGCTGTTGAGGCTTTTACTACTGATATTATCAACAAAAGTTTTTCTGAAACAATGTGGGCTATGGAACAAATTCTTTTTATGAGTTTTGATAAGAGATTGGCTAGATATCTTTTTGAGCAAGATAGTGATACTATTAATCTTACTCATGAAGATATAGCTAAGGATGTAAATAGTGCTAGAGAAGTTGTTTCTCGTATGTTAAAATATTTCCAAAATGAAGGGATTATCTCTCTTTCAAGAGGAAGTATAACAATTTTAAATCGTGATAAATTAAAAAAGATTTTTTCTTAA